The sequence TGTAAATCCTAGAATGTAGTTCCACCAGCAACCAAATCTCTTGATCCAGGAACAGGTCTTATTTGTGTTCTGTAGAAAAATAGCAGGTTAGCTCAGCATGAAGTGCTTGAGTGTTTTGTAAGAGCTAGAGAGAGCAGGCTTGGGAGTTTGTTATCAGCTTGAAGGCAGAGTGTGTTTAAGTAGAACATGGTCTCAGGACAGAGTTCTACTTCCTGTCTTTCATCTCCCTCTTGACCAGGCCTTGATTTTTAAAGTCAGTGTGTCAGTGGAAGACAACCTGAGGCGTTCACTCAAAACCACTCTGACCTTCTTCTTGACCAGGCcttgatttttatgtttgtttttttgtttgtatgtctgtctgtctgtctgtctgtctatctatttgtctgtctctctgtctgtctctctcaaaagaagatattttgaagaatgttggtaaccaaacagttgatgtagccattgacttatggctatggaaaaaatactatcgaagttaaagggattgttcatccaaaaatgaaaattctgtcataaattcctcaccctcatgtcattccaaacttataAGGCTTGAGTTCATCTtcttaacacaaattaagatattttttatgaaatctgagagctttctgaccctgcattgacagcaaagcaactgatacgttcaaggcccagaaaggtagtaaagacatcattaaaataatccatgtgacatcagtggttcaaccttagttttatgaagctacgagaataccttttgtgtgcaaagaaaacaaaaaataactttattcaacaatttcttctcttctctgtaAGTTTTAAATGAAGacctacctttctgggccttgaacatttcACTTGCATTGCAGTTgatagggtcagaaagctcttggattttatcaaaaatatcttaatgtgtgtttcaaagatgaatgaaggtcttacaggtttggaaagacatgagtttgagtaattaatgacagtattttcatttttggttgtaCTATCCCTTTGATGTCTTatgtgttttgattggtttgagtttttcttcaaaatatcttttttgtgctCACCAGAAGAAGTAAACTTACAAACACAGGCATAACATTTTACTttgatattatgtaaataaacaattttggGATTATCTagcaaaaaaagataaattttacattgaaatcacatcaataatttaatatactggtcattattttatgcacttttttttatcatagaaCATATCATGCTCGACATTGAAGTTTATTGAACACAATAAATctgaggaaaataaaaacaccCCGTTGATATGTTGTGTCAATACtgcttatatttatatgtttgtgcGATTATGGGATTCGCAATATGCAGTGTACCTTGATATCAGTCTTAATTTGCTGGTGGGTATGTGGGTGGGTGATTTTAGCACTTCATGAGCCTGCAGGTTTGTGGGTGGAACTCTGTGACAGTTTGGTGCCGCAACGTCAATATGCTTGTTCTCAGATTGTTGCCCATTTAACTGACTGTGATATGGATTGTATGGGCTGTCTCTTTTCCATGGACCTCCTTTCTGATTTCCTGCACAAGCATGTGCACTTGCATCTTACACTTGAAGTGATTTAGTGGTCACTTCTTTCTGTTATTCCAGCATAAATTACTCAAGTCTGTTGGagcaaaaatcattagaattgATGTGGGAAATAAGGCAACCTCTCTCTTCTTACAAATCTATGTTGTGATTGATTATAGTCCACCTAAGTCACtgaccacccacccacccactctACCTAGTCAGCACATGAAACAATCCCAACCCCCTTTTCCCTATTGGGAAAATGTCAGAACGACCTTGCTTTGTTCCTTTTTCTGGTTTGGACCATATCTACACAACGAAACAGCATTGGCTTTCTGTTTGCATGTCCTAATCATAATTATAGGCAAACAGCTGTTGTATCAATGTTTTATAGAGATGCAAAAAACACTACCTTTGATTAATGGtgtattttcatcatttttaccCCCTAACTGACTGTGACTGCTGTTTTTGTCCCACGCAAGCAATGTTGATAATTACAAGCCGTTTCACACTCTCCCtaattgtcttttttgtttttttgttgggcAAACTTGCACAGTAAGAAGCCAACACATGGGGTAGCATTTCtgtctcatctttttttttcagcagcacaTCAGTCTTCATTTATTCAAATTGGCTTCCTGATTTGGCCATACATAATTCTCAGCAGTGGAGATTTGAAAATTTAATTACTAGAGAAAAGGAGGTACTGCCATCTGCCATTAAAGGACTGAGCCAAACATTTTACTGCTTTGTGTCAGTAGACTTCCTATTCATTACACTGGCTTGTCAATTTGTGGTTCTTTAAAGAGAAACGAATTAGGTGCAGGAAACATTacaatgctttattttatatttccacCCACAGAATACTGTGTGTTCACAGTTGTATGATGGTGGAGGCATATTACTCTACCTCTTCAGGgaaatattcataattaatataaaagGTAGCCTAGTAGTTTACTGAAACcaattgaaaaaaatatcaatttgcCATAGTCAGTCCAAACAGGGCACTACATTGAGGTTTTAACAGATGATTCCATGAAATATGTGAAGAAACATGAGGAAATAGTTCACTGAGACCATTCATTTGTTGAGGAGCCATAGGTTCTGACTTGTTGAAAGTGTCGCCAAatatgcaataatttttttttagtctccAGCATTTGTAACTTTAAGCCAAATATGTTTTATGCATTGCTCTGCCAAGAAAAggtataaatgtaaatgcacatttttactttgtttacagAAGTCGTGTGTGCCTTTAAGCTGTTTTATATTCATTGAAAACTGCAATGAAACAGCAAACAGCCATATAAAAGAATTTTAAATCTTGTTCCTTACCTTCGATATAATAAGAATGATGTTTTGCTTTAGATTTGGGAGTCTCAAAACGAACCTTTAGTAAAATAAGAATGAAGTTTCGCTTTAGTCAGGAAAACTGAGAAAataaactgtacatttttacCCCAAAGGCTGAGAATTTAAAAACTCATCTAAATAAATGCAGATCTTGTGATGTAAATTAAACAACCCATCTGGGATCGTTTTTGCAGAAGCACACTCTGCACTGCTTACAACATGTTATGTCTTATTTTCTGTGCAGGTTTGGCACCAGATGAATGAACAAGGCATTTCAAGGTCCTAAAGGTGATGTGATGTCATCAAGTGCATTGCCCtgttaagaaacaaacaaatacagctcAGTACTTTGGCGGTATCTTGGAATAGGAATGGAAATAATGTGAGATTAGGTTGTGATTCTGCACTCCATCCCAACTGTAAACTTTGAAAGCCTAGGTACAGGCAAGTGAGAGAACAATACCTTTGATGGATCCAGGATTATCGTGGAGCTTTTGAGAGGGAAGCTCAGACTTATACAACATGAATGTGCAAGGAAAGATACAAGCCAGTGAAGTCAATGAACAAGAAGAAAGACAGAACGACGACCAGCTGCCTTTGATAGAAACAGTGGAAGACGCCAATGCCAATCAAATCACCAAAGAGAATATTTATTCAGATGACAGAGAGCATGGCAGCCCACTACCCTCTCTGGTGTCGCACTCCGAAGCCCAGGAGAGGATCATTATCTGGGGAACACATGCTCGGTGTGAAGACCCTGAGCTTGAAGAGTTTGAACTGCTGGAGTGTCAAGAGCTAGAAACATTTGTAGTGGAAGAAGAAGAACAGGTAGACATGCAGAGTGAAAGAAGCAGGAAGGGAGCAAAGCACTTCAGTGACAAAGAGTTTTCATCTACAGCCATCAGCACCACTGTTGGCTCCCCTTGGAAAGACCACAATGAAAACCATAATGTGGATGGAGATGCAAATGAGAACTCTCAGCCCCTTGACCTCAGGACCTCCAGCTCTCGCTCTGGTGTGAACCGGACCCTGAGAGATGCACGAAGTGGTTCTGAGAGCAATGTCTTTTCATCTTCTCTTTCTGCAGTGACCAGCCTCAGTGGAAGTTTAGCCAGTGCCCTGGACAGTGCAGGCCGCACACAGCCTCTctcttcccagtccaccaagtctACCTCAGACAAAGGCAGGAACCAGCATCCAGCTACTACCGAGTCCTACATCCACTCAGAGAGAAACAGGGAGCTTCCCAGTGATTTGGACCAAAACCATAACTCTACCACACTGCCTCAGGAACCACAATATGACCGAAGTAAGCTAATGCATCCTTCATATGGAGCAGTAAAACTGCAAAAATTCCAAATGGAAACAGAGCAGAATGCTGGGAAAAGGATGTCAACCGAGGTGCCGAAAGGTATGGTGAGGGTGCTACCTTCTTGTAGGCAGCTAGTCCGCCCTCTTTCTACTGAAAAACGACTAACCTCAGGATACCCCAGCATAGACACCCAGGCAGACCAGCAACAATCCCACTCCTCAGAGACAGGTCAGAGCCATCCCCAAGTGCTGCCTACTACAGAAGTCAACAGCAATCCCAATGCAGACTCACAGACACCTCCCAACCAGGCTTTTACACGAGAAGCCCAACGCTTGAAGAGGCAAAGTTCAGCAGATCGTGCTGCAAGTCCCTCCAGCCTAGAAAGGAAGACTCACTTCAGCAGGCGAGCCTACAGCAGTCCGACTAGACCTTCGACACCTCCATCCCCCAAGACCACAAAATCTCCCCAAAGACAGCCTCCTTCCTCACCCATCAAGACTTTACCTTCTCGATGTCCTCAGTTGGGTTATGCTGGCTATAGCTCAGGCTTAAGAGCCCCAGTTAAAACCACAGTCAACACAAGCATCCATAAAACTCCTCCACAGCAGACATTAATGGAGACCTCCCCTCCAAGTAAGTGCCTGCCAAAACCTAAAAGTGTCCGGCCCAAAATCATTACATACATTCGGAAGACTCCCCAGGCGAAACCCCAGTCTTTTGAAGGAACATACGACGTGCCATCCTTACCTACGAGACTCTCAACATACAGCAGCACACAGGCCAAACCAGCGGTCGGAGATCAAGGGGAAGCCACTGTGCTAAGTGCCTCAAATTTACTCTATGATAAGTATCGTCAAGAGATGCAGAAGGTCCGGTTCTTCTCACCTGGACTCATGGTGTCTGGGATTAAGCCACCCAGCAACACCATGCCCCATAAAATGACAGGCAGAGCAGACAGCTTCTATGGGTCTCTCAGCAAGCCTCTGTCTGCAGCGGTAAGGAATGCTCTAGACAATTTGCTGTTCTCtgtttaaatgcttttatgtCTTTTTCTTGGTAAACCTAATTACATGTAAACTCTATTACATGATTATGTTGATGAAACCAAGTGCTTTGATAATGTAACAGTGTGTACTTGTTGTGGAGTATTAAAGTgtaggttcacccaaaaattaaaattagtccataaattactcaccctttagtcatcctaggtgtatatgactttcttcattcagacgaatccaatcggagttatataaaaaaatgtctttgattttTCAAGTTGTTTTATGGCACTTtgcaggtgttgcagtgcatcagtccaaaagaagtgaacaaaggggggtgaacaaagtcctcctgtagcgaatcgatgcatttttgtaagaaaaataaccatatttaaaacgcaataatcaatttaatctagcttgtgctcaactttgtacacagaagcagctccgggtgTATGATGtatgaggtcggctttgcgcatgcgctgCTCAGATATGACGGACTCAGAAgcacaggggagagatcaaaacaaaacaacggtcactaattagaagtacaaaacgaggatttgtaaagaataatgttggaggatttcgatataagccaagagttttcctttgctaaagtaaggaaactttgcttcctttgcccCTATTAACAAACGatggttttcacaagactcaccagcgcatgcacaatgctgacctcatacgtcatccacccagagctgcttccgtgtacaactgttggagcaagctacattaaagtggatatttttcttacaaaatcttacaaatgcatcgattcactacaggaggcctttgttcaccccgcagatccatgtgagacactttttattatggatgggcactttttatttcacttcttttggactgatgcactgcaacacccactgagtgccattaaacagcttgaaagatcaaatataatataactcccgactggattcgtctgaaagaagaaagtcctaTACAACTgccttgagggtaagtaatttatgggctaattttcatttttgggtgaactaaccctttaacagtcTACTCCCTGAATGCCTTATGGAGGGAAAGTcaatattttagttagttttcaaTTTTAACACTTGTTATCTTCAGTAGACAAGTTTATGAACCACTGGAAGAGTTTATTGACTGCAGCTTAATGTTCTTTGTCAATTTAGGTGGGCAGATCTCCATTAGCCCTTGGGTCTCCAGTTTCTGGAGCCGAGGACCATTCTGCACCCCCAATGGGTACACAGGATATGGGGAGTCTTTATCGTCCACCACGAGGCCTAAGACCCCAGCTTGGCATTGGTGCTGTAAACAGGACTCCCTCTGCAACTGCCAGGAACAGGATGGTCCTAACAGTCCAGCCGAAGTCACCACTGACCCTCAGTCAACCAATGCAGGCAGTAAACCCAACCACTCAAACCCCTCAGGAACCTCAAGGTAAGATCAGTGGTTCACTTTGCATGGCAAAAGTGATAAGtgataagtgacgtgacatacagccaagtatggtgtcccatactcagaattagtgctctgcatttaacccagccaaagtgcacacacacagcagtggtaTTGCCGgactgagacttgaacccacaaccttaggattgtgggttcgagtcaaATGGTCTTGATTATAACTGTCATTGACTAATAGAATCGCCAAGGCTTCATCCTAAGGGCAGAAGTGAATCTGGAGCATTTTGAGATGAATAGATTTAAATGGAAGAAAGGAAGAGAATGCCATATGCAGTCTTTTCATCCCTGTCAGCTATGCATTTGTAATTGTTACAGATAAACTCATCCCAGCCACTAGTCAGTGTAAAATACACATACCTCCTGGCATTCagttgaatataaataaaattcacattcaTCTTGTGCCATGAGGGAGTTCTGTCTGAGCTTAAACATTCCTCTCCATTTCTAAAGCGCATTTCATTTCCGACAACGTTGCCTGCCAAGGTGAAGATATGAATTATTTCATCTTAAATCCACTACCGGCATTGCCATCACCCTCTAGAGGGCATCTGTCTATCTGCATATTGTTATCTCACTGAAAACCCATGACAGTCTCCATTAATGCGTGGATGCCGATTTCTTGCTGTTTGGCTCTGTTTGTGATGCTTTGAAGTGCAAAGCAATTTACAGTTAATTCATGCCAATAACTATGCCTGATCAAAATTATTAACTGTAGTTGAGACATGATATGATTTTTATGGTGTAAAGATGCTTATGCTACAAAAGATAAAGCGACAGTCTAGTGCGTAGGCTTGAGTTTTACTCCTGCAGCAATATAAAAGAAGTCAAGAGGAAGGTTAACCTAGCCTGGTATGACTAGACTTTTGCTAGTCTTGCTACAGTTGGAAAATCATTTTCCACTGTAGTTATCGTCATCTCATGCTACAAGATCTGCAACTGGGCTCCTTTTAAACACTGTATATAATCAAAATCTTCTTGGAAGTTGTCTAATGCAGTGAAGTACAATAAACTGAAGAACAATATCAAAGAATCACTGATTGCTAATTAGGCGTTGCTATGTCTTTAGATAGCAATCACTAAAATCAGAGGTTAACAGACCAGTAGAGTACCATCTTTCTTCATTGCACAATGCATGTTCGTGTTTTTATCAACATGACATATAGTTTAGtagtatttcatttttcattgatgGGGTTTATCATTGTTTAAGTATGGCCTTGTTGAAAGTGATCTAGTAATGTTaatgtattcatgcatttttacacTCAATAAGAAATCAATGACTTCTTGAGCTGCAAGCCATAATAATAaatttgcatacacacacacacacacacacacacacacacacacacacacacacacacacacacacatttcttatttatttccaAAACAGATTGTGAAAATGACACCCCTttggtgttaaagggatagttcacgcaaaaatggaaattgtgtcaATTTCTGTTTAGCAGAATGTACAAGCTTCTGCTTTCCATACAGTAAAAGTGAGTGGGAACAGCTTttgtcaccattcactttcattataggaaaaataaataaataaacactgaacaTGCTAAATCAAAGCCATGATGGATGATCATTTTGTGAGATCCGGGCAAGTCTGGAAATATGGGGTAGTAGGAACAGGAAGGAATAAAGACGATTGATGGAGAAAAAAATTGGAGAGtgagaacagcaacacatttatCTTTAATGATCACCCTCACACGGAGAAGTTGCCTGCAATTTCATTAAAGACCTTGATGGCCTGGGGTTGGGGTGGGGGGTTGCTGGGGGAAGCGATAGAGCCGGGGCAACTTTGATTAGAGATGAATGGATGAGAGAGGGTGCTTTGTTGTGTGCATTTgcttgagtgtgtatgtgtgtattttaatttgtGAAGAATGTGTATCTGAAGCATACTGCTGACATTGCAGTCTAATAAACATCTGAGAATGCAACAGACGAAATGAGAAAGCATAGATTGTCATTTAATATGCGCTACGCTTTGCTGCAATCACAGGGACATAAAGTCAAGGTGCTTTATCTCTAAGAGCAGGAGGGGAGCATTCTCTCCACCTGCCCCAAATTACGACCTTGGGTTGGGGGAGTCTGGGAGTTCAAAGCAAGCCTTGAAGTGGGTCCGTAAATTCACCCCGCGGTAGCTCTTTGCAtgtgcatatttatgtatatttttgtgtgacCCATCGCTCTTCTCCATGTGAATACTACAGTGATATAAATGATGATGAATGGCCATGACTTGCTGTGGTCAGAGGAGGCAGACAGCAGCCAACCTCTATGATTTTTTCAGGAGCTTTTTAAAGCGATCTTTACCTCGCACCAGAGAGAGGTCGTAAAACACTACAACTTCTCTCTCTTTATATCCTACTGTGAGTATCTTTTAGGCTAGTCTGCTTAGAAATAGTTCATAACACTCACGTTCTTTGTGTTCCATCTGTTTCTAAACTGAATCAGTCATGTGATCATGTATGCCTCATTTTGTCACAGCTGTATTACAAGAATATGTTATGCATAGTTGACCTTCATAATGACATATACTAGAAAAGCAGTATGTGACTTTTATTTCCCAAAGCTCTATTTTACAAATGGTGTTTTTTGAGTTAGTTTGAGTTGCTAATCATAGTTTTCTTGACCTCAGATCAGAGAAAGCCAGTGGCGATTGGGTTAGCTGCTAAATCCCTCCTGCCGAAGCCAGCTCAGTCTGGCCTGCGTCCTCCTGGTTACTCGCGCCTCCCGCCGGCTCGTCTGGCCGCCTTTGGGTTTGTTCGGAGCTCTAGCGTCTCCTCTGTGTCCAGTAACCACTCGACTGACAGCACACGGAGTGACCCCTGCCGACCTGCCTACCGTAAGTTCCTGAAGCACAAATACTATACATTCAGATGAATAAATGCAGACTTAAATGTACAGTGGTGTCTATATATTTACcacttaaaatatgtattttctttttcaatatattctaaaatgtaatttattgctgtgatgcaaagctaaattttcagtaggcattactccagtcttcagtgtcaaataatccttcagaaatcattctaatatgctgatttgctgctcaagaaacatttcttatatttattaatgtcgaaatcagttgtgctgcttaatatttgggtaaaaacatctgtttataaaggaatagtttaacctaaagtcgttattttttatttctttgcgcacaaaaagtattttcgtaacttgatgtcacatggactattttactgatctccttgctatgtttctatGCCTGTGAACTTtccagttgcgttgctgtctatgcaaggtcagagagctctctgattttatcaaaaatatcttaatttgtgttctgaagatgaatgaaggtcttgcgggtttggaatgacagggtgagtaattaatgacagaattttcatttttgggtgaactaaccctttaagaattatttgatgaatagagagttaaaagaacagcattcatttgaaatagaaatcttgtaacattgtgaatgtttttttctgtcactttaaatcagttaaatagatcctcgctgaataaaagtattaatttaatttaaaaaaaatctaataaaatcttactaactccaaacttttggACACTAGTGTATGCAAATTTTTGACACTGACAATGTAAAAGCCTTTGTATAAAAGGCCAGTTATCATTTAAACAAAAGacattattcatattcatatttttctctCTAATTGTTGtcctaaaaaatgtaaatgtacacacTATATCTAAAGTGCTTGTAGCTGAGTGCATTGTTATGCGAGATCCCTGAAGTACAGTTTACATAAAAGGGTAATGCTCCTCTTTTTAGAGTTAATTATAATGCAATTTGCATCATTTTATTAACTCCGCCTACAAGCAGCATGCAGGTCTCCTTTCGTTAATATATTTTGCTCATAACTTCTTGCTCTAATGTGAAATCATGGGATATTCAGTACAATAGATGAAAAGCATGAAAagtgcagtattttttattttttttctccaaaatcaGACTTTTTTTGTTGGCCTTTGCTTTAGGTCACGAAAGAAACTTTGCGTTTGATCCGAGTGGGCTTCTTTCATAACTAGCTCCATGAGTCAACACAAATAATCCTCAGTATGATCAGAGCTGCTCAGTTCTGCTGAAGTAGATACAAGTCTGCTCTAAGAGGGGGCTGTCTTTCAAAATTGGCATCTGCGTGCGCCACATGTGTTTTTAATGCGACCTACATAAGTAATGTTGGCCAGTCTTCTCCTGGTAACAGTTGACGTGGCTGTAGATTCAGGCATCCGGAGTTACATGCGTCACTGGATGAGTTATGTCATCAAGTCTTTTTATCCTGAAATCAATTGGGAAGTGGAATCCCTCACCATTCACAGTCCTGTATGGAGTAAACAGATGCATGAACATGTGCCATGTTCTGTGTTGCAGCGGCCCCAGTAGctattttgtatacattaattttgTAAACATGAATTTTAAAGAAGGACAGCACACTTGTGAAAATCATAAAACATCAGATAAAATGTTGGTAACACAAATCTTTGTTACACatgcatgtacttactatagtaataatagtatattatgcataattacaaacaAAGCATGAATCAAACCTAATCCTAACCCTGTAATAAGtacatgttaaataatattacttaGTAATTAATTGTACATTTACGCTGTATCAAGGACgccttaaaatatagtgtaacCAAAATGGCCTACATAATGAATTAACAAAAACGATGTTTATATCTTAATCAAAAGGAGATTCTGAGAAAAGATAATCTGTGTGCAGacaagtattattttaatgttttattattatactattattaattatttcactatatatatatgaagagtttgtttCCAAGaggcaataaatccattttgatcgATTTcagtaaaaatttgtttttttttttttaccaagaaagtgtcaagatgaaaaccactattttctgtttaaaactttcacatagcatctttaggttaataacattaaaaattcaaatccagatttaaattttcaaagatttattataaaattttattatttttttcccaaaatgcaataaatccctgacaggttttttttttgtttgtttgtttttttctccattaaatCAATACAaaggttatttttcatattgaaactgtgaaaatacccaacacagtaagttgatccacatatgacaggctctgaacttggtcaatactaatcttatatacaggcaccggactaaaaatacattcatcagtcatcgctcccaaaattaattcaacgggtcatcttgttaatgctataaattaattacaacaataaaataaaatttcatcataaacatacatgaacaacaacatcacactgaaccacagaaattccaaaattatatttcccttacattcaactatttaccaaaagtgcattcatctttgccatgttacatccatttagttgactagtgctatacgctgtattaacaaaaacattaacggcattaataaaaacacttacactgacaagctacgcaatatcacttTCATAATCAAATGCGactcatctgtgattatgaacgtgatattggataacttgtcagtgatgtacggctctgtgtattaaatgctgttcCATCTGAAAAGACACAATGGAGATttatcacagaactggctttactgacaatcacatgcgatttatcgtgcagcccttgtttgttgatcacaaagtacaaagtagatgaggtaAACTAGGATGCTGGGTGTATTCAGAGTGCCgtcattactgtctagagtgcgtggaatggtgcactgtgattggttgttactgtttacagtgcgtggaatggtgtgctgtgattggttgagcgtatatatcgcattctgcaaagAAAGGAGTCTGTCGTTTGTCGCGGTtaggaaaaaaagggagaaaacataaCTCTGCAAATATcgcattttgtgtaaaattaaaaatggagttttcaataccgaccagacacagtactgattttggcggaaactcatttttttttttttagtatgtataattaaatttatttttgatttatttttttttgtgtttagttaattttaaaaaaaggtatatattattttaatcaattatttatgTTCAAGATCAGTGTGTGTTAATTTAAGGTTTCgtagtattttaatgttttagtaatttttcataaactgcttttatcatttttattagatttttattttttatttttctattttaagttatttttaattcgGTTTTAGTTTAGGTAATACTTAAGTACTTAAAATTTATTTCAGCAAAGACAACacatttttaagtttacatttttacgtttttcatctaacattgttattttagctttatttctgttcacaaaaacaatttttaatagattcagttttatttttagttaacaataacaacactgatacatatactgtaccactgaatttggaatatttttatgtaaagcataACATGCAGACATTACTAACTGTCAAAATAATTTTGGGGCCACTGCAGATATAATTGGGGTTGTTCCAAACAGTGTTTTGTATCTACAAAATTTCTTACATCATTTATCTCACCATAGTCATATCATTACTAAAAGTTCCATAGCGAAGCTCATTATTCTTCTTTGAAATTAGGGCTGTAATTCACACAGTGTGAATAATATTCAGTAAAGCTGTGCGATCCATACATGCAATGCCTGTACGTATCAAATCTATTTATAGCCATCATATTTTCACAATCCTTCCACACTATTTAATATGTAAGTCAGAGGTGCaaatgagtgtttttatttttttttttctctctctgaagtGTTGATTGCAGATCTGATGGTGTTTCGACTGCATATTGACTGTC is a genomic window of Cyprinus carpio isolate SPL01 chromosome B10, ASM1834038v1, whole genome shotgun sequence containing:
- the mtus2a gene encoding microtubule-associated tumor suppressor candidate 2 isoform X2, coding for MNVQGKIQASEVNEQEERQNDDQLPLIETVEDANANQITKENIYSDDREHGSPLPSLVSHSEAQERIIIWGTHARCEDPELEEFELLECQELETFVVEEEEQVDMQSERSRKGAKHFSDKEFSSTAISTTVGSPWKDHNENHNVDGDANENSQPLDLRTSSSRSGVNRTLRDARSGSESNVFSSSLSAVTSLSGSLASALDSAGRTQPLSSQSTKSTSDKGRNQHPATTESYIHSERNRELPSDLDQNHNSTTLPQEPQYDRSKLMHPSYGAVKLQKFQMETEQNAGKRMSTEVPKGMVRVLPSCRQLVRPLSTEKRLTSGYPSIDTQADQQQSHSSETGQSHPQVLPTTEVNSNPNADSQTPPNQAFTREAQRLKRQSSADRAASPSSLERKTHFSRRAYSSPTRPSTPPSPKTTKSPQRQPPSSPIKTLPSRCPQLGYAGYSSGLRAPVKTTVNTSIHKTPPQQTLMETSPPSKCLPKPKSVRPKIITYIRKTPQAKPQSFEGTYDVPSLPTRLSTYSSTQAKPAVGDQGEATVLSASNLLYDKYRQEMQKVRFFSPGLMVSGIKPPSNTMPHKMTGRADSFYGSLSKPLSAAVGRSPLALGSPVSGAEDHSAPPMGTQDMGSLYRPPRGLRPQLGIGAVNRTPSATARNRMVLTVQPKSPLTLSQPMQAVNPTTQTPQEPQDQRKPVAIGLAAKSLLPKPAQSGLRPPGYSRLPPARLAAFGFVRSSSVSSVSSNHSTDSTRSDPCRPAYRPNSVSDEPPPLHRVTTSPPGDGSRAPCRSTPQPPNTPAPTRRSLLPPPRSSPVASRKEFQKSSDGTRSSLSSPKRLAVVSPKPQSPVLQRQQRATVVIRGSSMQILPRTGSPGPEKKKEEEQKKEKEREEVERNEEMQLLQGRCEEQARQLHTLQTELKKTSMSLEVFVICTQHFSLKSENAEEKERELSQELSRIQHEVAFNAARWERLQKEKRELEECFERELRELQVQQESELATVEENLRLRHASDRDHLRAEHQSEVEELCTQHQEQIEELTANHEAALEDLKTMHNITMSTLQEEHARTMRDLRKAHEQQKASLEEDFEKLRLSLQDQVDTLTFQNRTLKDKAKRFEEALRKSTDEQIVDVLAPYQHIEEDLKSLKEVLEMKNQQIHDQEKKICHLEKVAQKNLYLEERVQVLQQQNEDLVARIDRHLTVSRQLSEENANLQEYVEKETNEKKRLSRNNEELLWLLQTSPHLSPSSSPIHRAFFPGPDIPPYPYSPGPGTPTHSCSPGPSPAPGTPTLRGSPAARSSPARIPNANTLPR